One Deltaproteobacteria bacterium DNA window includes the following coding sequences:
- the radC gene encoding DNA repair protein RadC, with the protein MDTPNPMEALIGANGTSRLNGLSLLDLDSMTVRELRQHGLTQAQAGRVKAAFDLGRQLLEAESSLHGDAPTVSSPEEAYRYMRPRYVNEYREHFDVLMMDNRNRLIRHHRVSTGSLSASVVHPRECFRPVIRESAASVIFTHQHPSGDPAPSREDVEITHRLRQVGEVMGIRVHDHVVCGHGRFFSFRQEGLL; encoded by the coding sequence ATGGACACCCCGAACCCGATGGAAGCATTGATCGGCGCGAACGGCACGAGCAGGCTCAACGGCCTCTCCCTGCTCGACCTCGACTCCATGACCGTCCGGGAACTGCGACAACACGGACTCACCCAGGCGCAGGCCGGCAGGGTCAAGGCCGCGTTCGACCTGGGACGCCAACTCCTCGAAGCCGAATCCTCCCTCCACGGAGACGCCCCCACGGTCAGCAGTCCCGAGGAGGCCTACCGTTACATGCGGCCGCGGTACGTGAACGAGTACCGGGAGCACTTCGATGTCCTGATGATGGACAACCGCAACAGGCTCATCCGTCACCACCGGGTTTCCACGGGAAGCCTTTCCGCCTCCGTTGTACACCCCCGCGAGTGCTTCCGCCCCGTCATCAGGGAGAGCGCCGCCTCGGTCATCTTTACCCATCAGCATCCCAGCGGCGATCCTGCCCCTTCTCGCGAGGACGTGGAGATCACCCACCGGCTCCGGCAGGTGGGCGAGGTGATGGGCATCCGGGTCCACGACCACGTCGTCTGCGGTCACGGCCGGTTCTTCAGCTTCAGGCAGGAAGGATTGCTGTGA